The window CGTTCGTGGGGCGCCCGCCATCGGCATCGCGGCGGCCTACGGCGTGACGTTAGCTCGGATTGAATCATCGGCCACTCCCGACGAGGTGAGAGAAACCTATCGCAGTGCGATTGATTATCTGGCCACGAGCCGCCCCACGGCGGTGAATTTGTTCTGGGCACTGGACCGCATGCGGACTGTCGTCGATTCGTTAGAGGATGCGGCAATTGCTGAACTGCCAAGTCGGCTAGCCGCTGAGGCCATTCAGATCCATCAGGAGGATCGCGCGATGTGTCGCGAGATGGGGCGGCACGGAGCTCCCCTGTTCAGCGAATGCCGCACCGTTTTGACACATTGCAATGCCGGATCGCTGGCCACGTCGGCGTACGGCACGGCCCTAGCGCCCATTTATTATTTGCATGAGCAGGGTCACTTGCTCGCTGTCTATGCCGATGAGACCCGGCCGCTCTTGCAAGGAGCGCGTTTGACGGCTTGGGAACTATCTCAGGCGGGCGTGAATGTGACGGTCTGCACCGACTCGATGGCCGGTGGCTTGATGCGACGTGGCATGATCGATGCCGTGGTCGTAGGGGCTGATCGAATCGCCGCCTGCGGTGATGTTGCCAACAAAATTGGGACCTACCCCTTAGCGGTGCTCGCTCGATATCACGCGATCCCGTTCTACGTCGTGGCCCCCACGAACACCTTTGATCTCGAACTCGCCTCCGGCGACCTGATTCCCATTGAACAGCGGGGCGAAGACGAAGTGCGTTATGCCAGCGGTCAGGCCAGTGGCGTTATGACCGTGCCGCGGGAAGCCAACGTGATAAATCCTGCTTTCGATGTCACACCCGCTGAGTTGGTCTCTGCGATCATCACGGAACGAGGAGTGATCGAAGAACCAAACGCGGTTAGAATTCAAGAGCATTTCGGTTAGTTATTCTCGCACTCGTTCAACTGTGGATTGGTTAGCTCGGCGCGCCAGCGCGGAAAAACGATATTGACCATGGGCGCTAGTAACCCGATCCAAGCCGCGAGGCGACGTCGTTGCGAAGTGATGGGGATCGATTTCGACGCGGCGAGTGAGTCGTTTCTGGCCGCGATCTCACTTGCGCAACCGCTCGTGGCGATCGTGTGCAGTCGCGTGGGGCATGATCCCCGCCGTCATCGACGCTTGTCGCAGCAGATTGCCGTCTCGGTGCAACAGGCTCGCCGTGACGAGGCGACCTTGTTGATTGCAGATGGGACCGCGATCGATCCGTGGGTGACCCATGCCGCTGAGGTGTTTCAGGTCCCTGTGGTCCGACTTGCAGCGAGCGACCAAGGGGATCGAGACGTGATCGCCATGGCTGATCGTGTTGACGCAGCGTACGTCCGCAGCGGCGGGAAGGTCACGAAGATTTTACGGAAGCGAGCAAAACTGCAATCGGGAATGGTGCGCGTGGCGATCGCAGGTCCCACCAGTGACGGGCTGCAGAAGGACGGGCCGCAGAAGGACCGGCACGCCATCTGGCAGCTGCTCGATGCCGGTGCGGTGGGGCGGTATCTGCCTCACGATCACCACACCGGACCCGATGACGGGGGTGATCACGGCTCGCGAGAACTGCAACGGAGCAGCTGTCCTCCGATCGACTGGTCGAATTATCTCGTACACTGCACGCGGGCGGCAGCGGGACCATGGCCGGGACAAAGTTGGGCGAGTTACCGCGACGATCTGTTGTTAGCAGATCCCGCGGCTGCTGCCCGTGATGCCATCGACACGCTATGTCGGATCGTCAGATGTCAGCGGTTGATCGCTGGGGCGACCACATCGGACCAAGCGGCAGGGGTGGTATGTTTTTCCGCCGTAGAGCTGCCCGAGCTACTGGCCGCACGCACCTACCGCAGCCATCTGCACCGTTGGGACTATGAGCCATTTGGCATCGCGATTGAACGCCGCGCGGCGTTGCGAATGGGGATGCAGCCGGTGGTGTATGGTGACCGCGTCACGCGACAGAAGCTACCGACCCATCAGCGGTTTCGGTTCCAGTCCGCCGGAACAACCTATGATTGGACGAAGGAACGGGAGTGGAGAAGCAACACCGATATTGATTTGAGCCGGCTCGGCATGGGCGAGGTTCTCATCTTTGTTCCTGATGAAAACTCCGCCCGCCGAGTCGGCTCATGCAATCAAGCGACTTGGTCAATCATCCGGCTCGATCAGTTGCCAGCCGCAGAGAAGCCGGTTTGAGCGACTTCTTCTTCTTCCTGGATGATGATCCGTGGCGTGACCATGAGCATCAAGCTCGAGGAGGACCGACCCACACCCGTGTTCCGGAATAGCCGGCTGACGTACGGGATCTTGCTCAAGAACGGGATGCCTTGTTCGTTCCGGCCTTCACTTTGGCGTTTGATCCCACCGAGTAGGATCGTGCCGCCGTCAGGCACGCTGACCGTGGTGCTGACCGACGTGGTGGCGAAGGTTGGTTGTTGCACGGTTGTACCTTGAGTCACTGTGTCTTCGGTCTCTTCGTCTTCGGCATCAATCACACCGTCACCATTGGTGTCGACGTTGGTGGTGCTTGACGATTTGGAAGTTCGGCTTCCCTCATAGGTGAAGGTATTGACTTCTCCGATTTGACTGAACGTCGGTACCAGTGTGAGGCGGACGAATCGTTTGTCTTCGCTGACGACGCCCTGGACATTCAACCGAGTGCCTTCGTCGAGAACAACGATGACAGGTTGTTGGGCGACGGCAAAGTCACCGACGACCGGGATGATACTGGTCACGAACGGTCGCGACACGGTATCGTTGATCGTGGCAAACTGTCCATCGAACAGGGTCACCTTAGGTGCCTGCATGATATTGCTGCGGTTGTCACCCTGAGCGGCCTGCAAGAAGAAGTAGGCTTCGATGTCGCTGAGGATGGCGAAACCGATCGAGGACACTGCACTTGGGGCATTGAACGGGGGTACCGAACCAGCGAAGGTTTCTTGGTTGAGGGTGATATCCAAGTCATTCGTTGGGACACCATTGGGACCCGACAGGCCGATCGTCACTGCGGGACCGGAGTCATCCGCTGGGATCGATTGGGCGTTGTCGTCGAACTGTACGTCGAAGTCGATCCCGATCTGCTCGTAGAAGTTGTCCGAGAGAGTGATGAAGCGGACTTCGATCGTGATCTGCAGGTTTTGCAGTCGACGCAACGATTCGAGCAAGTCGACGATTTGATCGTGCACGTCGCTGGTCGTGCTAATGACGAGCGAGAGGTTTTGTGGGTAGGGAGCCATGGTACCAACACCACCCAGGGCTTCCCACGAGTCAGGCTCGATGGTTGTTTGGATCAAGCTCATGAGTTGACCAAAGTTTGCGATCGATCCACCGCCACGGCCCGTCGGCATGGCACCAGCGGCTCCGAGACCGCCAGCGAATGCGGAGTTGCCGCCCATGGGGCTGTACTGGCCGAGCATGTTCGTGCCGAGTTCGCCACTGGTGCTATTGGTCAGACCACCGCCGAGATTGGCCATCGAAACCGGGACGACTTGAACGTCGGTCGTGGGCCGTGTCATTTGATACGCAGACTTCAGAGCTCCCGCCAAACCATCCTCATATCCGGAGATAAAGTTTGGAATCGGCGTTACCAAGTCGGCGACTCGATAGGTACGAGGGTACGTCATCGTCCGTCGTGCCTCGCGGCTGGTGACGTTGAGGACGTCGTTCTTGAGGACGTACGTCAAATCCAGATCTTCGAGCAGAATATTCAGTGCGCTCTTGAGCGGCAGGCGGCTGTTGACCGACTTGGAGACTGGTGTATCGCGAGTGATGCGAATGGCCGCGAGGGCACGCTGATCGATCACGATGGGCACTCCCGTGACCGCGGACAGTTCGTCGAGGACTTCGCCGAGCGGACTGTTGCGATACTTCATTTCCACGCTGGTCTCAAGTTTTCGCTTGATTTCCTGTTCGCGTGGGCTCAGTTGGGTTTGTTGATCACGAGACGCCAGGCGACGACGCGACAGTGCCGCCCAATCCTGCGGGTCTTGGAATGAGAACGGGCGATCGGGGTCCGGCGCGATCATGGCTGCGTCGAGGGCGAGCATGTTGCTGTTGAATCCCTCTTCGCTCTGAGCGCGAATGTCGTTGCTCATCTGCAACCGAACTTGTTGTCGGCTGTTATGGAACATGGTCATTGCGATGGTCGAGTCAGGTTTCAGTTCACCGACCTGTTTGGCGATCACGAGTGCTTCTTCAAAGCGTTTTTGATCCATCAAATCGTTGAAGCTATCGACGAGCTGGGAGATCTCTTGGTCAACCCGCGCTTCGCGAATGTCCTCGGTTTCCATCTCGGTACGAATTCGCTCGTTAGCAAGATCGAGGTCGATCTTGGCACGGTTGGCTTCGACGTAAGAGTTCTGTTCGCTGACGGCGCGTCCCACCATCGCGGTGAGCGAGGCTTTGGATGCTTCGTCAATGTTGGCACCATCGACTTTGCGGGCGAGCCGTTCGAGGTCATCAATGGCTTCGAGCGGTGCGGTTTCTCGTTTTTCGTTTGCTTTGGCGAGTTCAGTGGTGACCTCACGGTACAACCGTTTGACCTGCTGAGCAGCTTCGAGATCCGCTTGTTCGATCGGGGTCAGCGGCTCGGCAGGTTTACCCGTCGCGGGCATTCGAGACGGTTGGAGTAGCGTTAATTTATCTTGGAGGGCACGCCGCATTTCAGTCGGCAACTCGGCCTCGTACTCCCACGCTTTGACAAACTGGGCGCGGGCCTCGCTCTGTTTTCCCGTCGATAGCAATTGCATCCCAGCGGCGTACAGCGTCTCACCTTGGGAGGGGCTCCCGTTTGCGGGCGCGATCGCTTGTACCTGTTGCACATTCGAAGAACCATCGGGCGAAAAAGCACCGCCGGCCTGAGCGACCATCGAGCTAGGTGCTTGCCGGTCCGCTTGGCCAATGGGCATCACACCGCCTGCGGGTGAGACGGTGCTCGGTGGAAGCTGGGTAAGGTCGATGCCCTGGCGGCGTGCGGCCGACTGCACATCGAGCAGCAACTGCCACGGGCGGGCGTCACCCGATTTGAATTCACTCTGAGCGACACCGAGTTTTTGAGCCGCAGAAGCATATTGGTGGGCTTGGCGAATGTCGCCTCGATCCAACGCCGTCCGGCCCATCGCGGTCCAGCGGCGAGTTTCCTGTTGGCGTCGTTCGAGTGACCACGTGGCGGGATTGTCAGCCGCTGCTGCACTGAGTGACTGTGCTGCGGTGTCCGCGTCGATCCCCTGCAAGGAGGATGGTGTCTGGGTAGTCGGGGCGATGTTCAGCAATTTCGCGTCGATACCGCGTGCGACTAGACGGTCAAACCGCTGACGCAGTTCGGCGTTGTCCGGGGCGGCTTGACGAGCTGCGCGGTAAGCCTGCACGGCACCGGTGTAATCCTTGGCCGCCAGGGACGCGTCGATCTTTTGCAGATACGAGCTGATGTCAGCAGCAGATTTTGCTGCCGACGGGGCCACCGAGTCCGGCAAGGTGAATTGCGCGCTCAGGGGCGTGCCATGCAATAGCAGGCATCCGAGCAGGCATCCGGGCAGCAGTGCTCGCCGTGCCACGGTTTTTCGTGACCGAGGGGCAATGCGATGCACAGCATCTCCACCGGCATCGCTGAGGCGATCCGCGAGGGAGGGGTCGAGGACCGATCGAGCCATCGTAGCGAGTCTGCGTGAGACTCGGGGGGCGGCGATACGGGGGGAACTCTTCTGCCTGGATGGCTGATGTGAGCGGATCAACGCGACACTCCTTCTTCGCGTGAGGCATGGACATAATTCGGAAAGCTCTCGAATCGCCTCAAAATCCTTTCGAGTCGATACGGAAACCTTCCGAGTGACTTGGCTGTACGATTTCGCGGCGACTGACGTCAAGTCGGCTTTGGCCGTTTTTTGTGCTGAATCCGTCCGCCGCGGCAGACATCGGGTCGATGGAATCGGCAATCGATGTGAGCGGCGGGCGTCGCGTGCGAAAAACAGCATGCCGAACCTATTGCAAACAGGCTGGGCGATCGGCTGAGCTGAGGCGCGTCAGCGCGGGGGCTGGAGGTGCCGCCCGGTGCCTTTCGGCGCTCGGCTCACCAAGCAGCCGATTTCGCGTAGAATAGAGTCCCCACGAGAATTCTGGGCCGCCGCCGTGGCACATCGATGCAATTGATAATACCTGATGAATGACTGGAAGACGCAATCTTGGTTTGGCCGCGATGTCGCGGCGGGCACGTATCTGAACGCGGAACTTGAGATCACCGAGAGCTACAGCGGGCGAAACATCACGATTCCGATTCGCGTGTTGCGAGGAGACGCTCCGGGACCAACTCTGATGGTTACGGGGGCCCTGCATGGCGACGAGCTCAATGGTACCGGTGCGATCCGGTCGCTCATCAGCGATCCTGATTGGGGGCCTGATCGTGGCAACGTGATCATGATACCAGTGCTCAATGTGCTCGGATTTGAGCGGCACTCGCGGTATCTGCCCGATCGCCGTGACCTGAACCGATGCTTCCCCGGCCATGCCGCAGGCAGCATGGCGACCCGCATGGCGAGGGTGATTTTCGATGCCGTGGTGTCCCGCTGCGATTATGGCATTGATCTGCACACTGCTGCCGTGAGGCGCACGAATTACCCCAACGCTCGCGCCGACTTCGATAACCCCCAGTGCCTGCGATTGGCAACCGCCTTCGGAGCGGGCGTGATTCTCGATAATCGGGGCCCCAAGGGGTCGTTTCGACGTGAAGCCACCGCGGCGGGCTGCCCGACGATCGTGGTCGAAGGTGGGGAGGTCTGGAAGGTGGAGCCGTCGGTGCTCGAATGCATGGCTCGTGGCATCGTCAATGTCCTCAAAGAACTCGATATGCTCGATGGTGAACCGGAAGTGCCCGACAATCAGGTCAAGCTGAAGACTACCAAATGGGTTCGCGCCGAACGCGGTGGATTCATGGACATGCACGTCTCGCCAGGTTCGACGGTGGTGACGGGCCAGCCCCTAGCGACTAACAGTAGTCTGCTGCAGGAAGATCAAAACCGCTTGATCGCTCCTTTTGACGGGATCGTGATCGGCATGACAACACTGCCCGCGGTCCAGCCAGGCGAACCGGTGATCCACCTTGGTCGGCTCTCAAGCCCCAAGACCGCCCGGCGGGTACGTCGTCAATCCCAAGCCGACGAGATCCAACGCACCACTCAGCAACACCTGTCCACCAATATCCAAGTGACACCGCCGGGATAGCTGGTGCCTCGGTCTGTTCAGGCGGGCGTGGCAACGCGAGCCCTAGAAAAAGTGGATACTTCCTGGGTAGTCCCAGGGCTCGCCATCATTCGCTTTGATCCCGCCCACGATCGGATAGATCAGCGATAACGCGGCGAGCACGATGAGTCCGATAAAACCGATCAAAATGATGGTCAGAAGGCCGGAGATTAAGTAGTAAATCATGGACGAAAGTAGCCAATTGGCCACGATCCGCCCGTGTACATCCAGTTCTGGAATCTCATCTTTCTTGAGTTGCCAGAACAGAATTGGAGCGGCGAAGCCCAGCAGTGGGATCATGTACCCGAGGTACTGAGAGAAGTGCAACAGCATCGCCATCTGGTTGGCCGACGCACTCGTCATCGCAAACGGACCTGGTGTCGCCGGTTCGGGCGAGCCGGCAAGGGCTTTCGCCTTGGCGGCTTCAAACTCCGCGTCCGTCAATGCACCTTGCTCACGAAGTTGGTTTAATCTTGTGATCTCGTCGGCAACGGACATGATTTCTTTCAATGGGCTCGAGGGTCGCTTTTCCGAAATTGTATCACATTTTGTGACTGCGCCCCTTCTCTTGCGAATCGCCGCTCACCAGAATAGAACACCATTGACGCTGTATCGCGTCTCCCGCGTTCGATTGAATGAGTGCACCCCAACATGCGGCCAGTTCGTAGCGTTCTGAGTTTAGTTTGTTTGATTTCTCTGGTGGGCGTTCCCGCTCATCCTCTTGTCGCCGAGTCGGTCGACCCCCTGGACTGGCCGACCTGGAACGGTCCCCAACAAAATCGCGTTTCGCTGGAAACAGGCTTGGTCGATCGTTTTGATCCCAAGGGCGGCGAGGGCAGCAACGTGCTCTTCAAGAGCGAGTTGGCCGCGGGTATCTCAACCCCGATTGTCATGCACGGCCGCTTGTTCACGATCGTTCGCGACCAACCCGGCACGCGAATGGACGCCGAAAAGGTAATCTGCCTGGATGCCGAGACAGGCGAGCTGTTGTGGGAGAATGTGTATAACGTTTTCCTGTCGGACTTGCCTGCCGAACGCGTTGGCTGGTCGAACGTCTGCGGCG of the Allorhodopirellula heiligendammensis genome contains:
- the mtnA gene encoding S-methyl-5-thioribose-1-phosphate isomerase, giving the protein MPDAETIRYRAADSGAPAAVDLLDQTRLPGEVSRLVCTDLSALHDAIVRLVVRGAPAIGIAAAYGVTLARIESSATPDEVRETYRSAIDYLATSRPTAVNLFWALDRMRTVVDSLEDAAIAELPSRLAAEAIQIHQEDRAMCREMGRHGAPLFSECRTVLTHCNAGSLATSAYGTALAPIYYLHEQGHLLAVYADETRPLLQGARLTAWELSQAGVNVTVCTDSMAGGLMRRGMIDAVVVGADRIAACGDVANKIGTYPLAVLARYHAIPFYVVAPTNTFDLELASGDLIPIEQRGEDEVRYASGQASGVMTVPREANVINPAFDVTPAELVSAIITERGVIEEPNAVRIQEHFG
- a CDS encoding type II secretion system protein GspD, whose product is MARSVLDPSLADRLSDAGGDAVHRIAPRSRKTVARRALLPGCLLGCLLLHGTPLSAQFTLPDSVAPSAAKSAADISSYLQKIDASLAAKDYTGAVQAYRAARQAAPDNAELRQRFDRLVARGIDAKLLNIAPTTQTPSSLQGIDADTAAQSLSAAAADNPATWSLERRQQETRRWTAMGRTALDRGDIRQAHQYASAAQKLGVAQSEFKSGDARPWQLLLDVQSAARRQGIDLTQLPPSTVSPAGGVMPIGQADRQAPSSMVAQAGGAFSPDGSSNVQQVQAIAPANGSPSQGETLYAAGMQLLSTGKQSEARAQFVKAWEYEAELPTEMRRALQDKLTLLQPSRMPATGKPAEPLTPIEQADLEAAQQVKRLYREVTTELAKANEKRETAPLEAIDDLERLARKVDGANIDEASKASLTAMVGRAVSEQNSYVEANRAKIDLDLANERIRTEMETEDIREARVDQEISQLVDSFNDLMDQKRFEEALVIAKQVGELKPDSTIAMTMFHNSRQQVRLQMSNDIRAQSEEGFNSNMLALDAAMIAPDPDRPFSFQDPQDWAALSRRRLASRDQQTQLSPREQEIKRKLETSVEMKYRNSPLGEVLDELSAVTGVPIVIDQRALAAIRITRDTPVSKSVNSRLPLKSALNILLEDLDLTYVLKNDVLNVTSREARRTMTYPRTYRVADLVTPIPNFISGYEDGLAGALKSAYQMTRPTTDVQVVPVSMANLGGGLTNSTSGELGTNMLGQYSPMGGNSAFAGGLGAAGAMPTGRGGGSIANFGQLMSLIQTTIEPDSWEALGGVGTMAPYPQNLSLVISTTSDVHDQIVDLLESLRRLQNLQITIEVRFITLSDNFYEQIGIDFDVQFDDNAQSIPADDSGPAVTIGLSGPNGVPTNDLDITLNQETFAGSVPPFNAPSAVSSIGFAILSDIEAYFFLQAAQGDNRSNIMQAPKVTLFDGQFATINDTVSRPFVTSIIPVVGDFAVAQQPVIVVLDEGTRLNVQGVVSEDKRFVRLTLVPTFSQIGEVNTFTYEGSRTSKSSSTTNVDTNGDGVIDAEDEETEDTVTQGTTVQQPTFATTSVSTTVSVPDGGTILLGGIKRQSEGRNEQGIPFLSKIPYVSRLFRNTGVGRSSSSLMLMVTPRIIIQEEEEVAQTGFSAAGN
- a CDS encoding succinylglutamate desuccinylase/aspartoacylase family protein; protein product: MNDWKTQSWFGRDVAAGTYLNAELEITESYSGRNITIPIRVLRGDAPGPTLMVTGALHGDELNGTGAIRSLISDPDWGPDRGNVIMIPVLNVLGFERHSRYLPDRRDLNRCFPGHAAGSMATRMARVIFDAVVSRCDYGIDLHTAAVRRTNYPNARADFDNPQCLRLATAFGAGVILDNRGPKGSFRREATAAGCPTIVVEGGEVWKVEPSVLECMARGIVNVLKELDMLDGEPEVPDNQVKLKTTKWVRAERGGFMDMHVSPGSTVVTGQPLATNSSLLQEDQNRLIAPFDGIVIGMTTLPAVQPGEPVIHLGRLSSPKTARRVRRQSQADEIQRTTQQHLSTNIQVTPPG
- a CDS encoding DUF4870 domain-containing protein, with amino-acid sequence MSVADEITRLNQLREQGALTDAEFEAAKAKALAGSPEPATPGPFAMTSASANQMAMLLHFSQYLGYMIPLLGFAAPILFWQLKKDEIPELDVHGRIVANWLLSSMIYYLISGLLTIILIGFIGLIVLAALSLIYPIVGGIKANDGEPWDYPGSIHFF